The window GCCGTGCGAAGCCGTGCAGATGAAAAAATAACCCAAAACCGCAAACCACTTCGAGCTGCGCGGTTCGATGTTCTTAAAAAAAATGAGAGTGACAAGGAAGGCAAAAATCAAAGCAAAAAAAATCGAGTGGGAAAAGCCTCTGTGTCCCCAGAAGTCACCGTAAGAAATTCCAAAAGCAAATGTAATGACATCCAGGTCCGGGAGAACTGAACATAAAATCCCCAGGCTCCAAATTCGCACCGGTGGATTTTGAAATGCAAAAAATCTTGAAAAAGTAAGCGCTGAGAAGGCGTGTGTGAAGAGAGAAGCCATTCGGTCGAGTCCTGAAGCGGCCTAATGGGTCCCGGTTGGGAATAAAAGTTCAGCGTCTCTTTCTTTGGCCGCTTGCCACCAATCTTGGGGAATCACCTGCCAATTGCCGAGCGCT of the candidate division KSB1 bacterium genome contains:
- a CDS encoding metal-dependent hydrolase is translated as MASLFTHAFSALTFSRFFAFQNPPVRIWSLGILCSVLPDLDVITFAFGISYGDFWGHRGFSHSIFFALIFAFLVTLIFFKNIEPRSSKWFAVLGYFFICTASHGFFDAMTNGGLGVAFFAPFDNTRYFLPWQPVQVSPIGVANFFSEWGLRVIISEFLWIWLPALVLAFLFGKLKSK